A stretch of Brassica napus cultivar Da-Ae chromosome C6, Da-Ae, whole genome shotgun sequence DNA encodes these proteins:
- the LOC106374323 gene encoding uncharacterized protein LOC106374323: MECNEEEARRAMGIAEKRLLENDYHGAKTFINQARSLNPNLDGLQQALIMIDVYISASTRRGREADWYEILGVDRLADDETVKKQYKKLALLLHPDKNKFSGAEGAFKLVLEAWSDHQGKHKKSGMQKPPKPHEPAPSNKPKPKPKPKPKPRHEPELTPKFEPTFWTVCSRCKTYCEFLRADYLNKTLSCPNCCRRFIAVEAIPEIINGRPVIRLSPSQETFSSTWAYDSRKKSTSQTHKRLKRWFEPKLESDSVPREEKVRNFTFWTVCNRCKTYCRFARSSYVNKILPCPNCREDFVANEIIPEVVNGSPVIKLTPHFRPTCKSTSGASSFTRASPSSGSAKAANSGQESVKYWFGES, translated from the coding sequence ATGGAATGCAACGAGGAAGAAGCTAGAAGAGCAATGGGTATTGCTGAGAAGAGACTCTTAGAGAATGATTACCACGGAGCCAAAACATTCATTAACCAGGCAAGGAGTTTGAATCCAAATCTTGATGGTTTACAACAAGCCCTGATTATGATCGATGTTTATATCTCTGCATCTACCAGGAGAGGAAGAGAAGCTGATTGGTATGAGATTCTCGGTGTAGATCGCTTAGCAGATGACGAAACCGTCAAGAAACAGTACAAGAAGTTGGCTCTTTTGCTTCACCCGGACAAGAACAAGTTCAGCGGTGCAGAAGGCGCGTTTAAACTGGTTTTAGAAGCTTGGTCTGATCATCAAGGAAAACATAAAAAGAGTGGAATGCAGAAACCACCAAAGCCACACGAGCCAGCTCCATCTAACAAGCCAAAGCCAAAGCCAAAGCCAAAGCCAAAGCCTAGGCATGAGCCTGAACTAACGCCTAAGTTTGAACCTACTTTTTGGACAGTGTGCAGTAGATGCAAGACGTATTGTGAATTCTTGAGGGCTGATTACCTTAACAAAACATTGTCTTGTCCAAATTGCTGCCGGAGATTCATTGCAGTCGAGGCTATTCCAGAGATCATTAATGGTAGGCCTGTCATCAGATTGAGTCCCTCTCAGGAAACGTTTTCTTCAACTTGGGCATATGATAGCAGAAAAAAGTCCACGAGTCAAACACACAAGAGATTGAAAAGATGGTTTGAGCCTAAGCTTGAGTCTGATTCTGTGCCAAGAGAGGAGAAAGTTCGTAACTTTACGTTTTGGACAGTGTGCAATAGATGCAAGACGTATTGTAGATTTGCCAGGTCTAGTTATGTTAACAAGATCTTGCCTTGTCCAAACTGTCGTGAAGATTTCGTTGCGAATGAGATCATTCCAGAGGTAGTCAATGGGAGTCCTGTCATCAAATTGACTCCACATTTTCGACCAACATGCAAAAGCACAAGTGGTGCTTCTTCTTTTACAAGAGCGTCACCATCTTCTGGTAGCGCAAAAGCTGCAAATAGTGGACAAGAATCAGTGAAATATTGGTTTGGGGAGTCATAA
- the LOC106375624 gene encoding DNA replication licensing factor MCM2-like, with product MAGEDSDNQPSSPASPSSAGFNTDQLPFSTSQNSENISDEEAEVDPQIIRDEPEEEEEEDGEDLFNDNFLQDYGRRDEQDQYESVGLDDSVDDDRDLGQIALDRRAADAVLDARESRFANRKLPHLLHDNNDSDDWNYRPSKRARAAVPPRDPDGDPSSQPDVSMTDQTDDYQDEDDNDDEAEFEMYRIQGSLREWVMRDEVRRFIAKKFRDFLLTFVKPNNENGEYVRLINEMVSANKCSLEIDYKEFIHVHPNIAIWLADAPQPVLEVMEEVSEKVIFDLHPNYKNIHQKIYVRVTNLPVNDQIRNIRQIHLNTMIRIGGVVTRRSGVFPQLQQVKYDCNKCGAVLGPFFQNSYSEVKVGSCSECQSKGPFTVNVEQTIYRNYQKLTIQESPGTVPAGRLPRHKEVILLNDLIDCARPGEEIEVTGIYTNNFDLSLNTKNGFPVFATVVEANYVTKKQDLFSAYKLTQEDKTQIEELSKDPRIVERIIKSIAPSIYGHEDIKTAIALAMFGGQEKNIKGKHRLRGDINVLLLGDPGTAKSQFLKYVEKTGQRAVYTTGKGASAVGLTAAVHKDPVTREWTLEGGALVLADRGICLIDEFDKMNDQDRVSIHEAMEQQSISISKAGIVTSLQARCSVIAAANPVGGRYDSSKSFAQNVELTDPILSRFDILCVVKDVVDPVTDEMLAEFVVNSHFKSQPKGGKMDDSEPQDVVQGSSGSSDPEVLPQDLLRKYLTYSKLYVFPKLSEIDAKKLETVYANLRRESMNGQGVSIATRHLESMIRMSEAHARMHLRQYVTEEDVNMAIRVLLDSFISTQKFGVQRTLRESFKRYITYKKDYNSLLLVLLKELVKNAMKFEEIITGSNSGLPSIEVKIEELQTKANEYDIADLRPFFSSTDFAKAHFELDQVLGVIKCPRRLVTW from the exons ATGGCGGGAGAAGATTCAGACAACCAGCCGTCGTCGCCAGCTTCACCTTCCTCGGCTGGGTTCAACACCGACCAGTTACCTTTCAGTACGAGCCAGAACTCCGAGAATATTTCCGATGAAGAAGCAGAGGTAGATCCGCAAATCATAAGAGATGAGccggaggaggaagaagaagaagatggagaagatctctTCAACGATAACTTCCTCCA AGACtatggaagaagagatgagcAAGATCAGTATGAGTCTGTTGGATTGGACGATTCGGTAGACGATGATAGGGATTTAGGTCAGATTGCGCTTGACCGTCGCGCCGCCGATGCTGTCCTCGATGCTCGTGAAAGTCGCTTCGCTAACCgcaagcttcctcatcttcttcacgACAATAATG ATTCAGATGATTGGAACTATAGACCTTCCAAGAGGGCTCGAGCTGCGGTTCCGCCAAGAGATCCTGATGGAGACCCAAGTTCCCAGCCTGATGTTTCTATGACTGATCAAACAGATGACTAtcaagatgag GATGACAACGACGATGAAGCAGAGTTTGAGATGTATCGGATCCAAGGAAGTCTGAGGGAATGGGTTATGAGAGACGAAGTGCGTCGTTTCATTGCCAAGAAGTTCAGAGACTTCTTGCTCACTTTTGTCAAACCAAACAATGAGAATGGAGAATATGTTCGTCTGATTAATGAAATGGTCTcag CTAATAAGTGCAGTCTAGAAATTGACTACAAAGAGTTCATACATGTCCACCCGAATATTGCCATCTGGCTAGCCGATGCTCCACAACCTGTTCTTGAAGTCATGGAGGAAGTTTCAGAAAAGGTCATCTTTGATCTGCACCCAAACTACAAGAATATTCACCAGAAGATTTATGTTCGTGTTACCAATCTACCAGTAAATGACCAGATTCGGAACATAAG GCAGATTCATCTTAACACTATGATCCGCATTGGTGGAGTTGTCACGAGGCGCTCTGGGGTCTTTCCTCAGCTGCAGCAGGTGAAATATGACTGCAACAAGTGTGGAGCGGTTTTGGGACCTTTCTTCCAAAACTCTTATTCAGAAGTCAAGGTCGGTTCTTGCTCTGAATGCCAATCAAAAGGACCGTTTACTGTTAATGTCGAACAG acAATATACAGGAACTATCAGAAGCTTACCATTCAAGAGAGTCCAGGAACAGTGCCTGCTGGACGACTTCCAAGACACAAGGAAGTTATCTTGCTGAATGACCTTATTGATTGCGCTCGTCCTGGAGAAGAAATT GAGGTTACTGGGATATATACCAACAATTTTGACCTCTCTTTGAACACAAAGAATGGTTTTCCTGTCTTCGCCACTGTGGTGGAAGCAAATTATGTTACAAAGAAGCAAGACCTCTTCTCTGCATACAAGCTAACCCAGGAAGACAAGACGCAAATTGAAGAGTTATCCAAGGATCCACGTATAGTTGAACGT ATCATTAAGTCAATTGCTCCGTCAATATATGGACACGAAGATATCAAAACAGCTATTGCTCTTGCTATGTTTGGAGGCCAGGAGAAAAACATTAAAGGGAAACACAGATTGCGTGGAGACATTAATGTACTTCTACTAGGAGATCCAGGAACAGCAAAATCACAATTTCTGAA atacGTCGAGAAAACTGGTCAGAGAGCCGTCTACACGACTGGAAAGGGAGCTTCTGCTGTTGGTCTGACTGCAGCAGTACACAAGGATCCAGTGACAAGGGAGTGGACGCTTGAAGGAGGGGCACTTGTACTTGCGGACCGAGGAATCTGTCTTATCGATGAGTTTGACAAGATGAATGACCAGGACAG GGTGAGTATCCATGAAGCCATGGAACAGCAGAGTATTAGTATATCAAAGGCAGGAATTGTTACTTCTCTTCAAGCTCGTTGCTCTGTTATTGCCGCAGCTAATCCAGTTGGTGGAAG GTACGATTCATCCAAATCATTTGCACAAAATGTCGAGTTGACAGATCCGATCCTTTCTCGTTTTGATATCCTTTGTGTTGTCAAG GATGTGGTTGACCCAGTGACAGATGAAATGCTTGCTGAATTTGTTGTCAATAGTCACTTCAAATCACAACCTAAAGGTGGTAAAATGGATGATAGTGAGCCCCAGGATGTCGTTCAGGGATCTAGCGGTTCTTCTGATCCCGAG GTTCTTCCCCAGGACTTGCTGAGGAAATACTTAACATACTCGAAGTTGTATGTATTTCCAAAACTGAGTGAAATAGATGCAAAGAAGTTAGAAACGGTTTATGCTAATCTAAGAAGAGAGTCAATG AACGGACAAGGAGTCTCTATTGCGACAAGGCACCTGGAGTCCATGATCCGAATGTCTGAAGCACATGCAAGGATGCACCTTAGACAGTATGTGACAGAGGAAGATGTTAACATGGCCATTAGAGTCCTGCTCGACTCTTTCATATCAACCCAGAAATTTGGAGTCCAGAGAACTCTAAGAGAG AGTTTCAAAAGATACATAACATACAAAAAGGACTACAACTCATTGCTGCTGGTTCTTCTGAAAGAGCTAGTGAAGAATGCTATGAAGTTTGAAGAAATTATTACGGGATCAAACTCGGGACTACCTTCTATCGAGGTTAAGATAGAGGAGCTGCAGACGAAG GCCAACGAATACGACATTGCAGATCTAAGGCCGTTCTTTTCAAGCACAGATTTTGCGAAAGCACATTTCGAATTGGATCAGGTTCTAGGAGTGATCAAATGTCCTAGAAGGCTAGTCACTTGGTAA
- the LOC125588276 gene encoding uncharacterized protein LOC125588276, whose product MYTIEFQKRGLPHAHILLFMHPNYKFPKPEDIDKIISAEIPDKEKEPELFDVVKDMMIHGPCGALNWNSPCMENGKCSKLYPKDFVQTTSVNREGFPVYRRREESGCFVEKNGFKCDNRYVIPYNKKLSVRYRAHINVEWCNQTGSIKYLFKYINKGADRCTVTVEPPEKGGAKRKKSNDETTGVDKKMRSKTSSTADQWHLPGKQIIIFKDDDTYEKVTNREQIEDTMFTGWFELNKVSAVARRLTLAEIPTMFTWNKKEKKFHDRQRGFSIGRINYASRKIEQAFYLRVLLNIAACFARGLLDDDQEYIDDILRTSFTESASHLRHTFVMMLMSGSLSEPEVVWDNTWEVLCDDIEYKRRKLLNRPDLCLSAHEKKQFVLLEIEKILKSNGFSLDQWENMPKPDPDIGGNENVLISDELSYDREKLKAEHDRDIVKLTEEQRKIYDEIVDAVVNEKGGVFFVYGFGGTGKTFMWRLLSAAIRFKGEICLNTASSGIASLLLQGGRTAHSRFGIPINPDEYSTCTLIPGSDQANLVKAASLIIWDEAPMMSRHCFESLDRSMKDIMGNKDIMPFAGKVVVFGGDFRQVLSVIHGAGRPEIIMESLNSSY is encoded by the exons ATGTACACAATTGAGTTTCAGAAACGTGGTCTCCCACATGCTCATATTCTCCTCTTCATGCATCCTAACTATAAATTTCCTAAACCCGAAGACATTGACAAGATTATCTCAGCAGAAATACCAGACAAGGAAAAGGAACCAGAGTTGTTTGATGTGGTAAAAGATATGATGATTCATGGTCCTTGTGGGGCACTTAACTGGAATTCGCCATGCATGGAAAATGGTAAATGTTCAAAGCTTTATCCAAAAGATTTTGTGCAAACAACTTCAGTGAACCGAGAAGGTTTTCCAGTTTATAGACGCCGTGAAGAGTCTGGTTGCTTTGTAGAGAAAAATGGCTTCAAATGCGATAACAGATATGTGATACCCTATAACAAGAAATTATCTGTTCGTTATCGAGCTCATATTAATGTGGAATGGTGTAATCAGACTGGTTCTATTAAATACTTATTTAAGTATATTAATAAAGGCGCGGATCGTTGTACTGTTACTGTTGAGCCACCCGAAAAAGGAGGAGCAAAGCGAAAGAAGTCAAACGATGAAACTACTGgagttgataaaaaaatgagATCAAAAACTTCTTCAACTGcag ATCAG TGGCACCTACCAGGGAAGCAGATCATTATTTTCAAAGATGATGACACTTATGAGAAAGTGACCAATCGTGAGCAGATAGAAGATACCATGTTCACTGGATGGTTTGAACTGAACAAGGTTAGTGCTGTGGCCAGAAGACTCACTCTAGCAGAAATCCCAACAATGTTCACTTGGAATAAGAAGGAGAAAAAGTTCCACGACAGACAGAGAGGATTCAGTATTGGTAGGATCAATTATGCCTCAAGGAAGATTGAACAAGCTTTCTATTTGCGTGTTCTGCTAAACATA GCAGCGTGTTTTGCAAGGGGCTTACTAGACGATGATCAAGAGTATATTGATGACATTTTGAGGACGAGTTTCACAGAATCAGCTTCACATTTGCGTCATACTTTTGTTATGATGCTGATGTCTGGTAGTTTGTCTGAGCCAGAAGTTGTTTGGGACAATACATGGGAGGTTCTATGTGATGATATTGAGTATAAACGAAGAAAGTTACTAAACAGGCCAG atctCTGTTTAAGTGCCCATGAAAAAAAACAGTTTGTTCTTCTTGAGATCGAGAAGATTTTAAAGAGCAATGGATTTTCTTTAGATCAATGGGAAAATATGCCAAAGCCAGATCCAGATATTGGTGGGAATGAAAATGTTCTCATTTCAGATGAGCTGAGTTACGATAGGGAGAAGCTGAAAGCTGAGCATGACAGAGACATTGTTAAACTAACAGAGGAACAAAGGAAAATATATGATGAGATTGTTGATGCAGTTGTAAATGAAAAAGGAGGTGTGTTCTTTGTTTATGGATTTGGTGGAACTGGTAAAACCTTCATGTGGAGATTGTTGTCTGCAGCTATTAGATTCAAGGGAGAAATATGCTTGAACACTGCAtcaagtgggatagcttctctATTGCTGCAAGGTGGAAGGACAGCACATTCTAGGTTTGGAATACCAATTAACCCAGATGAGTATTCTACTTGCACCCTTATTCCAGGAAGTGATCAAGCTAACTTGGTGAAAGCAGCATCTCTAATCATTTGGGATGAAGCACCAATGATGAGTAGACATTGTTTTGAGTCTTTGGATAGGAGTATGAAAGACATTATGGGGAACAAAGACATCATGCCTTTTGCTGGGAAAGTTGTTGTATTTGGAGGTGATTTTAGACAAGTTTTGTCTGTCATACATGGTGCTGGACGACCAGAAATTATAATGGAGTCTCTTAATTCCTCATATTGA